A single region of the Nocardioides aurantiacus genome encodes:
- a CDS encoding multicopper oxidase family protein — protein sequence MTLTRRDWLKMSALGAAAVALPVERTVSGLSVLTSRIAESALPAPFTTGFAVPPIIRPVRSDATTDYYRVSMERTSAEIVPGLRTEMWGYNGVVPGPTFVVPQGRKVMVRHVNNLPPAHPVLRYAPWTSVHLHGSASLPQYDGYASDITNPGQYKDYRYPNYQPARTLWYHDHGLHHTAENVFMGLAGMYTMTDPLERSLPIPHGEYDVPLIVSDTMLNSDGSLLFTTNDESGFYGDVILVNGRPWPAMRVARRKYRFRILNASISRSYNWSLSTGDRMAVIATDAGLMTGPQYVSNFRHGVAERYEVVIDFAKYRAGQRVVLRSGSPKNNIGFTHTNKVMAFDVTDDGFDNADNDVPSSLNPLQPTMALAESAAVATRRLDFGRSNGRWTINGTTWDDVVRSRFTKVLAAPKIDDVEIWELRNLSGGWNHPAHIHFIDFRILSRNGRPALPHERGAKDVVYLGENESVRVLIKFDQGRGKYMIHCHNLVHEDHDMMAQFEIRDPDVGVSDPMGTPASWLPETEL from the coding sequence ATGACACTGACTCGACGTGACTGGCTGAAGATGTCGGCCCTGGGGGCCGCCGCCGTGGCGCTGCCCGTCGAGCGCACGGTCAGCGGCCTGTCCGTGCTCACGTCGCGCATCGCCGAAAGCGCACTTCCCGCGCCGTTCACGACGGGATTCGCCGTGCCGCCGATCATCAGGCCTGTCCGCTCGGATGCGACCACGGACTACTACCGGGTCTCGATGGAGCGCACGTCCGCCGAGATCGTGCCCGGGTTGCGGACTGAGATGTGGGGCTACAACGGCGTGGTCCCGGGGCCCACCTTCGTCGTGCCTCAGGGCCGCAAGGTGATGGTGCGCCATGTCAACAACCTGCCCCCGGCCCATCCCGTTCTCCGGTACGCACCGTGGACCTCGGTGCACCTGCACGGATCGGCGTCGCTGCCGCAGTACGACGGGTATGCCAGCGACATCACCAACCCGGGCCAGTACAAGGACTACCGATACCCGAACTACCAGCCGGCCCGAACGCTCTGGTACCACGACCACGGGCTGCACCACACCGCCGAAAACGTCTTCATGGGGCTGGCCGGGATGTACACGATGACGGACCCGCTCGAGCGGAGCCTCCCGATCCCCCACGGCGAGTACGACGTCCCGCTGATCGTCTCGGACACGATGCTCAACAGCGACGGCTCGCTGTTGTTCACCACCAACGACGAATCCGGCTTCTACGGCGACGTGATCCTGGTCAACGGGCGCCCGTGGCCGGCGATGAGGGTTGCCCGCCGCAAGTATCGGTTCCGCATCCTCAACGCATCGATCAGTCGGTCCTACAACTGGTCGTTGAGCACGGGCGACCGGATGGCCGTCATCGCCACGGACGCAGGACTGATGACCGGGCCGCAGTACGTGTCGAACTTCCGTCATGGCGTCGCCGAGCGCTACGAGGTGGTCATCGACTTCGCGAAGTACCGGGCCGGACAGCGCGTCGTGCTCCGGAGCGGGAGCCCCAAGAACAACATCGGCTTCACCCACACCAACAAGGTCATGGCGTTCGACGTGACCGACGACGGCTTTGACAACGCGGACAACGACGTACCCAGCAGCCTCAATCCCCTCCAGCCGACCATGGCGCTCGCCGAGAGCGCGGCCGTCGCCACCCGGCGGCTGGACTTCGGCCGATCCAACGGCCGGTGGACCATCAACGGGACAACCTGGGACGACGTGGTTCGCAGCCGATTCACGAAGGTCCTGGCGGCGCCCAAGATCGACGACGTCGAGATCTGGGAGCTCCGCAACCTCTCCGGTGGGTGGAACCACCCCGCACACATCCATTTCATCGACTTCAGGATCCTGAGCCGGAACGGCAGGCCCGCACTGCCCCATGAGCGAGGCGCCAAGGACGTCGTCTACCTGGGCGAGAACGAGTCGGTCCGGGTGCTCATCAAGTTCGACCAGGGGCGGGGCAAGTACATGATCCACTGCCACAACCTGGTGCACGAGGACCACGACATGATGGCCCAGTTCGAGATCCGCGACCCGGACGTGGGTGTGTCCGACCCGATGGGGACGCCTGCGTCGTGGCTGCCCGAGACCGAGCTCTGA
- a CDS encoding sensor histidine kinase — MASATLALVVVGVANIAVARVVSRDLAVRDAVDHGRSFATSISGSLLHEGLLRGDPVSGAALGELVDGHKRASSLVHVKVWAPDGTVLWADQAELRGRVFELEPEVERLFDSGDAVGHVTQLDRPEHVAGRTERQLLEVYAATTSPTGDRFLVESYWSAAQLEEHSWAGLAWIAPVSVGGLLVFALVVFPLASSLVRRVERVQGENSVLLQHSLDASDLERHRIVRDLHDGVMQDLHVLGYKLSLGADDDRVPSTAVDELVDRVRRISAALRSTMADLYPVDLESHGLAPAVVELAARAEEESGVRVTIDVDALDGQALPALRLSYRVIREGLRNVVRHAAASRADVRTWLEGDLVRVRVDDDGRGPGGGEGSGVHLGLALLRDTTGDVGGSLSVTRRPGGGTRLEATFPRDLAPA; from the coding sequence GTGGCCTCGGCCACCCTGGCGCTCGTGGTGGTCGGTGTCGCCAACATCGCGGTTGCCCGCGTGGTCAGCCGTGACCTCGCGGTCCGGGACGCAGTGGACCACGGCCGGTCGTTCGCCACGTCGATCAGTGGGTCCCTCCTGCACGAGGGCCTGCTCCGGGGCGACCCGGTGAGCGGGGCGGCGCTCGGCGAGCTGGTCGACGGTCACAAACGAGCAAGCTCGTTGGTGCACGTCAAGGTGTGGGCCCCGGACGGAACCGTGCTGTGGGCGGACCAGGCGGAGCTCCGAGGTCGGGTCTTCGAGCTCGAGCCCGAGGTGGAGCGCCTCTTCGACTCCGGTGACGCCGTGGGCCACGTGACGCAGCTCGACCGGCCCGAGCACGTTGCGGGACGCACCGAGCGCCAGCTGCTCGAGGTGTACGCCGCCACCACGAGTCCCACCGGTGACCGGTTCCTGGTCGAGTCCTACTGGTCGGCCGCGCAGCTCGAGGAGCACTCCTGGGCCGGCCTGGCGTGGATCGCACCGGTCTCCGTGGGCGGGTTGCTGGTCTTCGCCCTCGTTGTGTTCCCGCTGGCGTCGTCCCTCGTACGGCGCGTCGAGCGGGTCCAAGGGGAGAACTCGGTGCTGCTGCAGCACTCGCTCGATGCTTCCGACCTCGAACGTCACCGCATCGTCCGTGACCTGCACGACGGAGTTATGCAGGACCTCCACGTGCTGGGCTACAAGCTCTCGCTGGGAGCCGACGACGACAGGGTGCCCAGCACCGCGGTCGACGAGCTCGTCGACCGCGTCCGACGTATCTCCGCAGCTCTGCGATCGACGATGGCGGACCTCTACCCGGTCGACCTCGAGTCGCATGGACTGGCTCCGGCCGTCGTCGAGCTGGCCGCACGAGCCGAGGAAGAGAGCGGCGTCCGGGTCACGATCGACGTAGATGCGTTGGACGGCCAAGCGCTACCGGCACTGAGGCTCAGCTACCGGGTGATCCGAGAGGGCCTGCGCAACGTGGTCCGGCACGCCGCGGCGAGCCGGGCCGACGTCCGAACATGGTTGGAGGGCGACCTCGTCCGTGTCCGCGTGGACGATGACGGTCGGGGCCCTGGCGGTGGAGAGGGCTCCGGGGTCCACCTGGGCCTGGCCTTGCTCCGCGACACGACGGGTGATGTCGGCGGGAGTTTGTCGGTGACCCGGAGGCCCGGGGGTGGCACGCGGCTCGAGGCAACCTTCCCCCGGGACCTGGCACCTGCCTGA
- a CDS encoding AfsR/SARP family transcriptional regulator, whose translation MISIGLFGSISVHRDGAQCAGLSAKQRQILGILALHPGSPVPRGELAEHLWEGSPPRSYVGTLDSYVCLMRRAMGLKAGRSSVLATTAAGFVLTPGADVEVDLTWFRRLSRAADVGTGRPALEWAEEAVELAEGVLLGEVPYAAWAVRAREEVDRDVVGLCTRGAQRANGLGEYARASGLARRAVDRDPLCEDAWRQLMLAQWFAGNRGSALMTYAELRTAMKHELGDEPGQQSRDLYLTILTAGVAPPGAATRSTAPITTLLRLLRLELELAPGVRPPARDAQLSEVAIRVLQTSGH comes from the coding sequence ATGATCAGCATCGGTTTGTTCGGCTCCATCAGCGTCCACCGCGACGGTGCGCAGTGCGCCGGACTCAGTGCGAAGCAGCGCCAGATCCTGGGAATCCTGGCCTTGCATCCGGGGAGTCCGGTGCCGCGAGGCGAGCTCGCCGAGCACCTGTGGGAAGGGTCGCCACCGCGGTCGTACGTCGGAACCCTGGACAGCTACGTGTGCCTGATGAGGCGTGCCATGGGGCTGAAGGCAGGTCGCTCGTCGGTGCTGGCCACGACCGCGGCCGGATTCGTGCTCACGCCGGGCGCGGACGTCGAGGTCGACCTCACCTGGTTCCGGCGCTTGAGCCGGGCAGCCGACGTCGGGACGGGGCGCCCGGCCCTGGAGTGGGCGGAGGAGGCCGTCGAGCTGGCAGAAGGAGTGCTCCTGGGTGAGGTGCCGTACGCCGCCTGGGCCGTCCGTGCCCGCGAGGAGGTGGACCGCGACGTCGTCGGGCTGTGCACCAGGGGGGCCCAGCGTGCGAACGGGCTGGGCGAGTATGCGCGCGCTTCCGGACTGGCGCGCCGAGCTGTCGATCGCGACCCGCTCTGCGAGGACGCCTGGCGTCAGCTGATGTTGGCGCAGTGGTTCGCGGGGAACCGAGGCAGCGCGCTCATGACCTATGCGGAGCTCCGGACCGCCATGAAGCACGAGCTCGGCGACGAGCCCGGACAGCAGAGCCGGGACCTCTACCTGACGATCCTCACGGCGGGAGTCGCGCCTCCAGGTGCCGCCACGAGGTCGACTGCTCCGATCACGACGCTGCTCCGGCTTTTGCGCCTGGAGCTCGAGCTCGCGCCGGGCGTCCGCCCGCCGGCGCGGGACGCGCAGCTCTCGGAGGTCGCGATCCGGGTGCTGCAGACGTCCGGTCACTGA
- a CDS encoding peroxidase family protein produces the protein MNRSGTPSRTIARRRPNTRRWTAALAALAVVSALLSPWSTVRAAAAPVGQGFNLNASDIRFILKQVQIAEHHVANTNASTGPCGALLGPDANQIPDNGVGVTLPWGLRTVSGICNNIEDDQSHYGQADRTFPRLVAKKQRAAENGTSYAQTSGTVRDSEPRTVSNLIVDQTAGNPAAEAAGGENPQIDARTGSIFIPNVATDTGLSAPYNSWFTLFGQFFDHGLDLVNKGGNGSVMIPLKADDPKYRAGSPTNFMMLTRATQDADGEANNQTSPFVDQSQTYTSHPSHQVFLRQYQLREGRPVGTGKMITGTGGGMADWAKLKAATETHLGIRLADTDVSSVPLLVTDAYGRFERGPHGFPLMVVPGSAGADGVTGNDDDGVVEGDPSAPVTTAGATRTGHAFLDDIAHHAAPTGDANPADGPGPVVDLAEDSASGTADDGDPATYDDEMLDAHFIAGDGRVNENIGLTAVHHVFHSEHNRLTDDIARIIADDPGVSQAQRDAWHAPAAGSRGWDYEERLFQAARFVTEMEYQHLAFEEFARKVQPMVNLFGEGGTGYHSNINPAVRAEFAHAVYRFGHSMLNESVDRTTASGTKRNIPLLEAFLNPPSFLAGNADPESAAGDIVRGMTRQIGNELDEFVTDALRNDLLGLPLDLATLNMARARETGIPTLNEARRTFHAESSDAALQPYSSWADLKFSLKHEESLANFVAAYGTHPTIESETTKAGKRIAAEALLTNASDPDPAISEDAYNFLNSTGTYENGPGGVTTTGVDDIDLWVGGLAEKQMVFGGLLGPTFNYVFEAQMEDLQDGDRMYYLSRTAGLNLLTQLEGNSFSELIQRNTDVEALPADSFSRPDYVYHVANLGTTGPILDDPSTEDWNEGTQLTRTADGTIRYGGPAHVVFNGSPGDDKVHSSEGDDTLRGNDGHDRIEGGDGADNLIGGDGDDIMTDLFGDDVLKGGDGNDALSSGRGFGGDLNQSGRGKDFVVGGNDTTETFAGPGDDVVFAGDAEDTVFGDDGDDWIEGGKGPFNLLQGDNGAPFQDDPNEAGDDVLFSYGGEQDYDAEGGQDVMLLGPGIQRAEGMLGFDFTSHKGDPLPGDSDMDITGLLPPSVDTNRDRFDLVESLSGWRFADKLRGDSRTAADMEGHELDASAIAKVQGLAALLPQDATSFTGGNILMGGDGGDLIEGRGGDDLIDGDAWMNVQLRATDKSGATRSVDDVSGLRADVFAGNINPKDIVIVRTVEPGTPGTALDTATFSGPLADYDLVTGPDGLTVTHARGTATDGTDRVRNVERLEFTDQTLTVALPTTPTVGTASRSTASGSVEVSFAAASDGSTTTGFNIQVKQSGNVIRTVDVPSGTATSAVVTGLAPGTYTFAVSAVNPFGTSPYSADSNPVTVAATAPSAPTSLVATRGNGSASLTWAPGTDGGSPLTGYTLQVRLGTLVVRTQPVGTVRPLQVTGLTNGLTYNFRLRARNAVGASPLSAASNAVTPAGVPGQTRILAPARGDVGGQLTAVANWNAPLLNGGSAITSYRVSALRMAANGTTVVGSPVVVTVPGAARTANVTLPAGNYRFEVRAINAVGAGAASARSALVSPR, from the coding sequence ATGAACCGATCTGGAACACCGTCCCGCACCATCGCCAGGCGGCGGCCGAACACGAGGCGATGGACTGCCGCCCTCGCCGCACTGGCCGTCGTCAGCGCGCTGCTGTCGCCCTGGAGCACCGTGCGCGCTGCGGCGGCACCTGTCGGTCAGGGGTTCAACCTCAACGCCTCTGACATCAGGTTCATCCTGAAGCAGGTCCAGATCGCCGAGCACCACGTCGCGAACACGAACGCCTCGACCGGCCCGTGCGGAGCGCTGCTGGGGCCGGACGCGAACCAGATCCCCGACAACGGGGTCGGCGTCACGTTGCCTTGGGGCCTGCGCACCGTCAGCGGCATCTGCAACAACATCGAGGACGACCAGAGCCACTACGGACAGGCGGACCGGACGTTCCCCCGCCTGGTTGCCAAGAAGCAGCGCGCGGCGGAGAACGGCACCAGCTACGCCCAGACCAGCGGCACGGTCCGTGACAGCGAGCCCCGCACGGTGAGCAACCTCATCGTCGACCAGACGGCCGGCAACCCCGCGGCGGAGGCCGCCGGTGGCGAGAACCCCCAGATCGACGCGCGAACCGGTTCGATCTTCATCCCCAACGTCGCGACCGACACGGGCCTCTCGGCGCCCTACAACTCATGGTTCACCCTCTTCGGGCAGTTCTTCGACCACGGTCTCGACCTCGTCAACAAGGGCGGGAACGGCTCGGTCATGATCCCGTTGAAGGCCGACGACCCGAAGTACCGCGCTGGATCCCCGACCAACTTCATGATGCTCACCCGCGCCACGCAGGACGCTGACGGCGAGGCGAACAACCAGACCTCCCCCTTCGTCGACCAGAGCCAGACCTACACCTCGCACCCGTCCCACCAGGTCTTCCTGCGGCAGTACCAGCTGCGCGAGGGGCGTCCGGTCGGCACGGGCAAGATGATCACCGGCACCGGGGGCGGCATGGCCGACTGGGCCAAGCTGAAGGCCGCTACGGAGACCCATCTCGGGATTCGCCTGGCCGACACCGATGTGTCCAGCGTGCCCCTGCTCGTGACCGACGCCTACGGTCGGTTCGAGCGCGGGCCCCACGGGTTCCCCCTCATGGTGGTCCCGGGCTCCGCCGGCGCCGACGGCGTAACCGGCAACGACGACGACGGTGTCGTCGAGGGCGACCCGAGCGCACCGGTGACGACTGCTGGTGCGACCCGAACCGGGCACGCCTTCCTCGACGACATCGCGCACCACGCGGCGCCGACCGGAGATGCCAACCCCGCCGACGGGCCCGGTCCTGTCGTGGACCTGGCCGAGGACTCCGCCAGTGGGACGGCCGACGACGGCGACCCGGCGACGTACGACGACGAGATGCTCGACGCCCACTTCATCGCCGGCGACGGTCGCGTGAACGAGAACATCGGGCTCACCGCCGTGCACCACGTCTTCCACTCCGAGCACAACCGGCTCACCGACGACATCGCCCGGATCATCGCTGACGACCCCGGGGTGTCCCAGGCCCAGCGCGACGCCTGGCACGCACCTGCTGCGGGGTCTCGCGGCTGGGACTACGAGGAGCGCCTCTTCCAGGCCGCTCGCTTCGTCACCGAGATGGAGTACCAGCACCTGGCCTTCGAGGAGTTCGCCCGCAAGGTGCAGCCGATGGTCAACCTCTTCGGTGAGGGCGGCACGGGCTACCACAGCAACATCAATCCGGCCGTCCGCGCCGAGTTCGCCCACGCGGTCTACCGCTTCGGGCACTCGATGCTCAACGAGTCGGTCGACCGCACGACCGCCAGCGGGACCAAGCGCAACATCCCTCTGTTGGAGGCGTTCCTGAACCCGCCCAGCTTCCTGGCAGGCAACGCCGACCCTGAGTCTGCAGCCGGCGACATCGTGCGCGGCATGACCCGGCAGATCGGCAACGAGCTGGACGAGTTCGTCACCGACGCCCTCCGCAACGACCTGCTCGGGCTGCCTCTCGACCTCGCCACCCTGAACATGGCGCGGGCCAGGGAGACCGGGATCCCGACGCTGAACGAAGCGCGACGCACGTTCCACGCAGAATCCTCTGACGCGGCGCTCCAGCCCTACTCGAGCTGGGCCGACCTCAAGTTCAGTCTCAAGCACGAGGAGTCGCTGGCGAACTTCGTCGCCGCGTACGGAACGCACCCCACCATCGAGTCCGAGACGACGAAGGCGGGCAAGCGCATCGCTGCCGAGGCGTTGCTGACCAACGCGTCGGACCCTGACCCCGCCATCAGCGAGGACGCCTACAACTTCCTCAACAGCACCGGCACCTACGAGAACGGCCCGGGCGGCGTGACCACCACGGGCGTCGACGACATCGATCTGTGGGTCGGAGGGCTCGCCGAGAAGCAGATGGTCTTCGGTGGCCTGCTCGGCCCCACCTTCAACTACGTCTTCGAGGCGCAGATGGAGGACCTCCAGGACGGTGACCGGATGTACTACCTGTCCCGCACTGCTGGGCTCAACCTGCTGACCCAGCTCGAGGGCAACTCGTTCTCCGAGCTGATCCAGCGCAACACCGACGTCGAGGCGCTCCCGGCCGACTCGTTCTCACGGCCCGACTACGTCTACCACGTGGCGAACCTGGGCACGACCGGACCGATCCTGGACGACCCGTCGACCGAGGACTGGAACGAGGGCACGCAGCTGACCAGGACCGCCGACGGCACCATCCGCTACGGCGGGCCAGCCCACGTCGTCTTCAACGGCAGCCCCGGTGACGACAAGGTGCACTCCAGCGAGGGCGACGACACGCTGCGCGGCAACGACGGTCACGACCGCATCGAGGGCGGGGACGGGGCCGACAACCTGATCGGCGGCGACGGCGACGACATCATGACCGACCTGTTCGGTGACGACGTCCTCAAGGGGGGGGACGGCAACGACGCACTCTCCTCGGGTCGCGGCTTCGGCGGTGACCTCAACCAGTCGGGCCGCGGCAAGGACTTCGTCGTCGGCGGCAACGACACGACCGAGACCTTCGCCGGCCCCGGTGACGACGTCGTCTTCGCCGGCGACGCGGAGGACACAGTGTTCGGGGACGACGGCGACGACTGGATCGAGGGCGGCAAGGGTCCCTTCAACCTGCTCCAGGGCGACAACGGTGCCCCGTTCCAGGACGACCCCAACGAGGCCGGTGACGACGTGCTCTTCAGCTACGGCGGCGAGCAGGACTATGACGCCGAGGGCGGCCAGGACGTGATGCTGCTGGGCCCCGGCATCCAGCGAGCAGAGGGGATGCTCGGCTTCGACTTCACCAGTCACAAGGGCGACCCGCTGCCGGGTGACTCCGACATGGACATCACCGGCCTGCTCCCGCCGTCGGTGGACACCAACCGGGACCGCTTCGACCTGGTGGAGAGCCTGTCCGGGTGGAGGTTCGCGGACAAGCTCCGTGGTGACAGCCGTACGGCCGCGGACATGGAGGGACACGAGCTGGACGCCTCTGCGATCGCCAAGGTCCAGGGACTGGCTGCGCTGCTGCCCCAGGACGCCACCTCCTTCACCGGCGGGAACATCCTGATGGGCGGCGACGGTGGCGACCTCATCGAGGGGCGCGGCGGCGATGACCTCATCGACGGTGACGCATGGATGAACGTGCAGCTGCGTGCCACCGACAAGAGCGGCGCGACCAGGTCCGTCGACGACGTCTCCGGACTGCGCGCGGACGTCTTCGCCGGCAACATCAACCCGAAGGACATCGTCATCGTCCGCACGGTCGAGCCCGGTACGCCGGGGACCGCGCTCGACACCGCGACCTTCTCCGGTCCCCTCGCGGACTACGACCTGGTGACCGGGCCGGACGGGCTGACCGTGACACATGCACGCGGCACCGCCACCGACGGCACCGACCGCGTCCGCAACGTGGAGCGACTGGAGTTCACCGACCAGACACTGACGGTGGCACTCCCCACCACCCCGACCGTCGGGACCGCGTCGAGGAGCACCGCGTCGGGGAGCGTGGAGGTCTCGTTCGCAGCCGCATCCGACGGATCGACCACCACCGGCTTCAACATCCAGGTGAAGCAGTCTGGCAACGTCATCAGGACGGTCGACGTCCCGTCGGGGACCGCCACGAGCGCTGTCGTCACGGGTCTCGCACCCGGGACGTACACCTTCGCGGTCAGTGCCGTGAACCCGTTCGGGACGAGTCCGTACTCCGCCGACTCCAACCCGGTGACGGTCGCCGCGACAGCGCCGTCTGCCCCCACGTCGCTGGTGGCGACCCGAGGCAATGGGTCGGCAAGCCTCACCTGGGCCCCGGGGACGGACGGAGGCTCGCCGCTCACCGGGTACACCCTCCAGGTGCGTCTGGGGACGCTCGTCGTCCGTACGCAGCCGGTTGGCACGGTTCGGCCCCTGCAGGTCACGGGCCTGACCAACGGGCTTACCTACAACTTCCGGTTGCGGGCGCGCAACGCCGTGGGCGCCAGCCCCCTGTCCGCCGCGTCCAACGCGGTGACGCCGGCCGGCGTTCCCGGGCAGACCCGGATCCTCGCTCCCGCTCGAGGGGATGTCGGTGGACAGCTGACAGCTGTCGCGAACTGGAACGCTCCCCTGCTGAACGGTGGGTCGGCGATCACGAGCTACCGGGTCAGTGCGCTTCGGATGGCGGCGAACGGGACCACGGTCGTCGGGTCGCCGGTCGTCGTGACCGTTCCGGGGGCCGCTCGAACGGCCAACGTCACCCTTCCCGCCGGCAACTACCGCTTCGAGGTCCGCGCCATCAACGCTGTGGGTGCCGGGGCCGCATCTGCGCGCTCCGCACTGGTCTCGCCTCGCTGA
- a CDS encoding response regulator, protein MDRVLVIDDHRVVAELLADAIQAQPDFEAVGCARGVEDGLRLVEDLAPDIVVMDVRLEDGDGLAATYELTEQQPDLRVVILSANIDEGLLRRAADANACAVLPKDGDLHSVLDALRTAARGSFVVHPRLLRQLERSSDDRTAGPPTLTQRELEVLRHLSTGMGATQIARELGVSVHTCRGHVKSLLAKLDAHSQLEAVAKAVRLGLIHVFAET, encoded by the coding sequence ATGGACCGAGTTCTGGTGATCGACGACCACCGGGTCGTCGCCGAGCTCCTCGCCGACGCCATCCAGGCGCAGCCGGACTTCGAGGCGGTGGGATGCGCACGCGGTGTGGAGGACGGACTGCGCCTGGTGGAGGACCTGGCTCCGGACATCGTCGTCATGGACGTCCGGCTCGAGGACGGTGATGGTCTCGCCGCGACCTACGAGCTCACCGAGCAACAACCGGACCTGCGGGTGGTCATCCTGTCCGCCAACATCGACGAGGGACTGCTGCGCCGAGCAGCGGATGCGAACGCCTGCGCCGTGCTGCCCAAGGACGGTGACCTCCACAGCGTGCTCGACGCCCTGCGGACGGCCGCGCGCGGGAGCTTCGTCGTCCACCCGCGCCTGTTGCGCCAGCTCGAGAGATCGTCCGATGATCGGACGGCTGGCCCGCCGACCTTGACTCAGCGGGAGCTGGAGGTGCTTCGGCACCTGTCGACCGGGATGGGCGCGACGCAGATCGCACGCGAGCTGGGTGTCTCAGTGCACACGTGCCGCGGACACGTGAAGAGCCTGCTGGCCAAGCTGGACGCCCACTCCCAGCTGGAAGCGGTGGCCAAGGCAGTACGCCTCGGCCTGATCCATGTCTTCGCGGAGACCTGA
- a CDS encoding lytic transglycosylase domain-containing protein, which produces MARHEVTAVDTRAPAVELRPSANSHGATLGSTALDPRGIDDLHPDLHRAYWLAVQSAPAGCHPGFTLLAAIGMVESGNAAGRHIDSDHRVAPSLVGPPLDGVRRPVVSDSDAGQLDGDRRWDRALGPLQLVPEVWRAAGVDMDGDGVRDPQNVFDAAGAAVVYLCAGSRDLATTVGVRRAILSYNRSPGYLTAVLDWKDRYDRQRKHQMTPPTLIGTPSDGAAARPGPDGIMTPAAHHGAPPRAATSPSSSVTAKGPSRADVTPPDVHATPPVPLVAQPPTPLLTAEPRIPSAAPGPKEAPGPSPAATPSPTGAQTEGDMTGMRPSPTTTASPAPSPVPVCALPTEDLFPVDVTVSLLPEVELCDDEADVGVMPPS; this is translated from the coding sequence GTGGCCAGGCACGAGGTAACGGCCGTCGACACCCGGGCACCTGCAGTAGAGCTGCGGCCCAGCGCCAACAGCCATGGGGCGACTCTCGGTTCGACGGCTCTCGATCCGAGAGGGATCGACGACCTGCACCCCGACCTGCACCGCGCCTACTGGTTGGCCGTCCAGAGCGCGCCGGCGGGTTGCCACCCTGGATTCACCCTGCTCGCGGCGATCGGGATGGTCGAGTCCGGCAACGCGGCCGGTCGGCACATCGACAGCGACCACCGTGTGGCGCCCTCCCTGGTCGGGCCGCCGCTCGACGGCGTACGGCGCCCCGTGGTGTCCGACAGCGACGCCGGCCAGCTCGATGGCGACCGGCGCTGGGACCGGGCCTTGGGCCCGCTCCAGCTGGTGCCTGAGGTGTGGCGCGCAGCGGGGGTGGACATGGACGGCGACGGCGTGCGCGACCCACAGAACGTCTTCGATGCTGCTGGTGCGGCCGTGGTCTACCTGTGCGCCGGAAGCCGCGATCTCGCAACGACCGTGGGTGTGAGGCGCGCGATCCTGTCCTACAACCGATCGCCCGGATACCTGACGGCTGTGCTGGACTGGAAAGACCGTTACGACCGTCAGCGCAAGCACCAGATGACGCCCCCCACCCTCATCGGCACCCCCTCGGACGGGGCGGCGGCTCGCCCGGGACCTGACGGGATCATGACGCCGGCAGCCCACCACGGCGCACCGCCCCGGGCCGCGACCAGCCCCTCGTCCTCCGTGACGGCCAAGGGCCCCTCACGAGCAGACGTCACACCGCCCGACGTGCACGCGACGCCCCCGGTGCCGCTGGTCGCCCAGCCTCCGACTCCTCTGCTCACGGCGGAGCCGCGGATCCCCTCCGCCGCGCCAGGTCCGAAGGAGGCCCCGGGTCCGTCACCCGCCGCGACTCCCAGCCCGACGGGGGCCCAGACGGAGGGAGACATGACCGGCATGCGGCCGAGCCCGACGACGACGGCGTCTCCCGCTCCGAGCCCTGTGCCGGTCTGCGCGTTGCCGACGGAGGACCTCTTCCCCGTCGACGTGACGGTCTCGCTCCTTCCCGAGGTCGAGCTGTGTGACGACGAGGCCGACGTCGGCGTGATGCCGCCCAGCTGA